The Setaria italica strain Yugu1 chromosome IX, Setaria_italica_v2.0, whole genome shotgun sequence genome has a window encoding:
- the LOC101762016 gene encoding protein CHROMATIN REMODELING 20 isoform X3: MEQFQVQWENELDNLETRSSILLEQLDAAGIELPRLYKSIESQVPNVCETEAWKSRAHWAGSKVPEEANQSIKKADEYLQSCRPVRRKHGRLLEEGASGFLAGKIPVGDGDSIQCHERSWSSFNELIKSKESAENTFGSSNWASVYLASTPQEAAALGLQFPGVDEVEEISEVDGVFDDIKGLDEVELSEEQRRKYRKVKEEDDAKIMNCLQRRLKGKRMRGTKENFGLVSSCHEKPLSENGVLGAKSDLPSSKKLKIDENKLSIEELFQKRSETVIIESDDEMQIDRKPGEGSSARVEKVADIIDLDDPSQSPKLSDKSLPKAFKCTICTEILNASEVHRHPVLDVTVCGPCRFLVIEKNRLEDPVSGGYCTWCAQSELLQSCSSCKLLFCRNCLLKNLGEECLSEAIATGWQCCCCVPSQLEVLISECDKALSGVESSDSESSDTHLSGPETNGPVSKRRMKKRIRRIMDDTELGEETKRKIAMEKARQDHLKSMQEQSAGKLRSENVGTSFGAPSEVSLKDAGDGHIVNLAREEDEEPVRIPSSMSFKLKPHQVEGIRFMWENVIQSVKKVKSGDKGLGCILAHNMGLGKTFQVITFLYTVMKCAQLGLRTALIVTPVNVLHNWRKEFIRWHPAELKPLRVFMLEDVARVKRPDLLTKWRVKGGVLLIGYSSFRSLSLGKHVKDKNVANEITYALQCGPDILVCDEAHMIKNRRADITQALKQVRTQRRIALTGSPLQNNLMEYYCMVDFVREGFLGSSHEFRNRFQNPIENGQHTNSTSDDVKIMNQRSHILFEQLKGFVQRMSMNVVKNDLPPKKVFVITVKLSQLQRKLYRRFLDVHGFSSSGYSEKSHSSFFAKYQTLAQVWNHPGLLQMSKEQRGTLRHEDAVENFMMDESSSDDNTENYFPNGEKQKDRADQQSKKSNFVNEESNWWEELLDENTYMEADYSGKMILLLDILSKSSELGDKVLVFSQSLTTLDLVEFYLSKLQIKGKEGKHWKRGKDWYRLDGSTPSSDRQNLVEMFNDPENARVKCTLISTRAGSLGINLHAANRVVLLDGSWNPTHDLQAIYRVWRYGQTKPVYAYRLMAHRTMEEKIYKRQVTKEGLAARVVDRQQVSRTISKEEMLHLFEFGEEELMEQNENGSTMTEKPFTSNTSGTSEPVPVDRLMLNLLSEQTGWIAGYHEHEALLQENEEERLTKEEQDMALSEWEALRKGVRDPERKSNMTAVPADPNVVRSVKAASRSRQPQQPKVNSNNQKKCNNLTHMLTLRSEGTKAGCTITCNECGQEICWETLNRDRTR; this comes from the exons CAGTCTTGCAGACCTGTAAGGAG AAAACATGGGAGGTTGCTGGAGGAAGGTGCTAGTGGCTTTCTTGCCGGAAAAATTCCTGTTGGGGATGGTGATTCTATTCAGTGTCATGAGAGAAGTTGGAGCTCATTCAATGAACTTATTAAATCTAAGGAGAGTGCTGAAAATACTTTTGGTAGCAGTAACTGGGCATCAGTTTATCTTGCAAGTACCCCCCAGGAAGCTGCAGCATTGGGTCTCCAGTTTCCTGGAGTTGACGAG GTGGAGGAAATATCTGAAGTTGACGGTGTTTTTGATGATATAAAAGGTCTAGATGAAGTAGAACTTTCTGAGGAACAGAGAAGGAAATACAGAAAG GTAAAGGAAGAGGATGATGCAAAAATAATGAATTGCCTGCAGCGTCGTttgaaagggaaaaggatgaGAGGCACTAAG GAGAATTTTGGTTTGGTCTCATCATGCCATGAGAAGCCTCTATCAGAAAATGGTGTTTTGGGTGCTAAAAGTGACCTTCCTTCATCTAAAAAACTCAAAATTGATGAAAACAAACTTTCTATTGAGGAGCTTTTCCAGAAGAGATCGGAAACTGTGATAATAGAAAGTGATGATGAAATGCAGATAGATAGAAAACCAGGGGAAGGTAGCTCAGCTAGAGTTGAAAAGGTGGCTGATATCATTGATCTTGATGACCCATCACAAAGCCCTAAGCTCAGTGATAAAAGTTTGCCTAAAGCTTTCAAATGTACCATTTGCACTGAAATATTGAATGCCTCTGAGGTGCATCGCCACCCAGTACTGGATGTTACTGTTTGCGGACCATGCAGATTTCTTGTGATCGAGAAGAATCGTCTTGAG GATCCTGTATCTGGTGGTTATTGCACTTGGTGTGCACAAAGCGAACTACTTCAAAGTTGTAGTTCTTGTAAGCTGCTTTTCTGTAGAAATTGTTTGTTGAAGAATTTAGGTGAAGAATGCTTATCGGAAGCTATAGCCACTGGTTGGCAGTGTTGCTGCTGTGTACCCAGTCAACTGGAAGTTTTAATTTCTGAATGTGACAAGGCCCTCAGTGGTGTTGAATCTTCTGATTCAGAGAGCAGCGACACACATCTTTCTGGACCGGAAACCAATGGTCCTGTTAG CAAGCGAAGAATGAAGAAAAGGATTAGAAGAATTATGGATGATACAGAACTTGGTGAGGAAACTAAGCGCAAAATTGCAATGGAGAAG GCAAGGCAAGACCATTTGAAGTCCATGCAAGAGCAATCTGCCGGCAAGTTAAGAAGTGAGAATGTTGGAACTTCCTTTGGAGCCCCATCGGAAGTCTCTTTAAAGGATGCTGGAGATGGGCATATAGTCAACCTTGCCagagaggaagatgaggaaCCTGTTAGGATTCCAAGCAGCATGTCTTTTAAACTGAAGCCTCATCAG GTAGAAGGAATAAGGTTTATGTGGGAAAATGTTATTCAATCTGTTAAAAAGGTGAAATCCGGGGATAAAGGTCTTGGCTGCATTTTGGCGCATAATATGGGCCTTGGGAAAACCTTTCAG GTTATTACATTCCTCTACACTGTTATGAAATGTGCTCAATTGGGTTTGCGCACAGCACTTATTGTTACCCCTGTTAATGTTCTTCATAACTGGAGGAAAGAGTTTATCAGGTGGCATCCAGCCGAACTGAAGCCTCTTCGTGTTTTTATGTTGGAAGATGTTGCCAG GGTGAAAAGACCAGATTTACTAACCAAATGGCGAGTAAAAGGCGGAGTGCTTCTCATTGGTTATTCATCATTTAGGAGCTTATCCCTTGGAAAGCATGTGAAGGACAAAAATGTCGCAAATGAAATTACTTATGCTTTGCAG TGTGGGCCAGACATTCTTGTATGTGATGAAGCACATATGATAAAGAATAGGAGGGCTGACATTACACAGGCTCTGAAACAAGTAAGGACACAGAGAAGAATTGCGTTAACTGGATCTCCGTTGCAGAATAATTTGATGGAATATTATTGT ATGGTTGATTTTGTTAGGGAAGGCTTTCTTGGGAGTAGCCATGAATTCCGAAACAG GTTCCAGAACCCCATTGAAAATGGGcagcacacaaattcaacatcAGATGATGTAAAGATCATGAACCAACGATCGCACATTTTGTTTGAACAACTGAAAGGTTTTGTCCAGCGGATGAGCATGAATGTTGTGAAGAATGATCTACCACCTAAGAAGGTTTTTGTTATTACTGTAAAGCTATCTCAGCTGCAAAGGAAGCTATACAGAAGATTCTTGGATGTTCATGGTTTCTCAAGTAGTGGTTACTCAGAAAAATCTCACAGTTCCTTCTTTGCCAAGTACCAAACATTAGCCCAG GTATGGAATCATCCAGGGCTCCTCCAGATGTCTAAAGAACAGAGAGGAACTTTGCGTCATGAGGATGCTGTTGAGAATTTTATGATGGATGAGAGTTCAAGTGATGATAATACTGAAAATTACTTTCCTAATGGAG agaagcagaaggataGAGCTGACCAGCAGTCCAAAAAAAGCAACTTTGTGAATGAG GAAAGTAACTGGTGGGAGGAACTTCTAGATGAGAATACTTACATGGAGGCAGATTACAGTGGCAAAATGATTTTGCTCCTTGATATCCTGTCAAAAAGTTCTGAATTGGGCGACAAGGTATTGGTGTTTAGCCAGAGCTTGACTACCCTGGATTTAGTGGAGTTTTATCTGTCAAAATTGCAAATTAAAGGAAAAGAAGGCAAACATTGGAAGCGGGGGAAGGATTGGTATAG GCTTGATGGGAGCACTCCATCTTCTGATCGGCAGAATCTTGTGGAGATGTTTAACGACCCTGAAAATGCAAGAGTGAAATGCACGTTGATATCAACTCGTGCTGGATCTCTGGGCATTAACCTTCATGCTGCAAATCGTGTGGTTCTTTTGGATGGATCCTGGAATCCAACACACGATCTGCAAGCCATTTATCGAGTTTGGAG GTATGGCCAGACCAAACCTGTATATGCTTACCGCCTAATGGCACATCGAACAATGGAAGAGAAAATATATAAGCGACAG GTGACGAAGGAAGGCCTCGCAGCAAGGGTGGTGGACAGACAGCAAGTTTCAAGAACCATCTCCAAAGAAGAGATGTTGCATCTTTTTGAATTTGGTGAAGAGGAATTAATGGAACAGAATGAGAACGGTTCTACCATGACTGAGAAGCCATTCACTTCCAACACCAGTGGAACTTCTGAACCTGTACCTGTCGACAGACTCATGCTGAACCTACTCAGTGAACAAACTGG GTGGATTGCTGGTTACCATGAACATGAAGCTCTCCTccaagaaaatgaagaggaaagGCTTACAAAGGAGGAACAAGACATGGCCTTGTCAGAGTGGGAGGCTTTGAGGAAAGGTGTACGTGATCCCGAGAGAAAATCAAACATGACTGCGGTTCCAGCAGATCCCAACGTTGTGCGGTCAGTCAAGGCTGCTTCAAGAAGCCGGCAACCGCAGCAACCTAAGGTTAACTCCAACAACCAAAAGAAGTGCAACAACTTAACCCACATGCTAACTCTAAGAAGCGAGGGCACGAAAGCAGGGTGCACAATAACCTGTAATGAATGTGGCCAGGAGATTTGTTGGGAGACTCTAAATAGAGACAGAACGAGATGA